Proteins encoded in a region of the Borrelia hermsii DAH genome:
- a CDS encoding BTA121 domain-containing protein surface lipoprotein: MKSKEGAARGASVSVATVDKDLSRAKRDDKQESIDVKFDKLLSTFKLQGEEVELVKYIRSAVTDSDVGIAGDKTYTDLEFYNLLVNLGDARLKEIIAAYLGPFKERKEAQLAIDNLNGATLKRELQEFQDWLKAEEDFCLSELRRVFNETALDSVHDRAINSNYLGQFPNIKASAEGVMEFERLYASFSADEQEGIDYIRDVATNPNIGDPMTSITYNHTEFDLAFLLLRDRLQDVKLREMMQVHSKRLKEEIPAALNVIERINIDTLQERLPFDTAIAKIELDDDFDDIEHKYQRNIKDLFCSKQLNFDYRYSWFVYGNEFDFIKLKADAEGALKGVVVYEALFSYHEAIEDMLKVVINPYIGSAEGYKTYTNTEFYTLLGNLGKDKVREMMDAHSEIFQMMYKALRAIEGVKDAREKKDLSEKWTNFNSRYLLEIKKIFNESTPDAVYNSGISKSIYTDHFLNIKNEADAKSNP, translated from the coding sequence TTGAAGTCGAAAGAAGGTGCAGCTAGAGGTGCTTCTGTTAGCGTGGCAACTGTAGATAAAGATTTGTCAAGGGCCAAAAGGGATGATAAGCAAGAGAGCATAGATGTTAAATTTGATAAGCTTTTAAGCACATTCAAGCTACAGGGTGAAGAGGTGGAATTAGTTAAGTATATACGCAGTGCAGTAACTGATTCGGATGTAGGAATTGCAGGTGACAAGACTTACACTGATCTTGAGTTTTACAACTTGTTAGTTAACTTGGGTGATGCTAGGCTTAAAGAAATTATAGCAGCTTATTTAGGTCCCTTTAAAGAACGAAAGGAAGCCCAGCTAGCTATTGATAATCTTAATGGAGCAACATTAAAACGAGAATTGCAAGAATTCCAAGATTGGTTAAAAGCAGAGGAGGACTTCTGCTTAAGTGAACTGAGACGGGTATTTAATGAAACTGCTCTTGATTCTGTGCATGATAGAGCTATAAATAGTAATTATTTGGGGCAGTTTCCTAATATTAAAGCTAGTGCTGAAGGCGTTATGGAGTTTGAAAGGCTATATGCAAGTTTTTCCGCTGATGAGCAAGAAGGAATTGATTATATACGAGATGTGGCAACCAATCCAAATATAGGAGACCCAATGACCAGCATAACGTATAATCATACTGAATTTGATCTCGCTTTTCTCTTGTTAAGAGATAGGTTGCAAGATGTTAAATTGAGGGAAATGATGCAAGTTCATTCAAAGCGGCTTAAAGAAGAAATACCCGCAGCTTTAAATGTTATTGAGCGTATTAATATAGATACACTTCAAGAAAGACTACCGTTCGATACAGCTATAGCAAAAATAGAACTTGATGATGATTTTGATGATATCGAGCATAAGTATCAACGGAATATAAAAGACTTATTCTGTAGTAAGCAGCTTAATTTTGATTATAGGTATTCTTGGTTTGTGTATGGCAATGAATTTGATTTTATTAAGCTTAAAGCTGATGCTGAAGGCGCTCTAAAGGGCGTAGTGGTATACGAAGCGCTGTTTAGTTATCATGAAGCAATTGAGGATATGCTAAAAGTAGTAATTAATCCTTATATTGGCAGTGCTGAAGGTTACAAGACTTATACTAATACTGAGTTTTATACATTGTTAGGCAATTTGGGTAAGGATAAGGTTAGAGAAATGATGGATGCCCACTCAGAGATTTTTCAAATGATGTACAAGGCCTTAAGAGCTATTGAGGGTGTTAAAGACGCGAGAGAAAAAAAGGACTTATCAGAAAAGTGGACCAATTTCAATTCTAGGTATTTATTGGAAATAAAAAAGATCTTTAATGAATCTACTCCTGATGCTGTGTATAATAGCGGAATTAGCAAGAGTATTTATACGGATCATTTTTTAAACATTAAAAATGAAGCTGATGCTAAGAGTAATCCTTAG
- a CDS encoding BTA121 domain-containing protein surface lipoprotein has protein sequence MKSKEGAAGGASVSGVTVDKDLSRAKRDDKQESIDVKFDQLLDTFKLQGEEVELVKYIRSAVTDSDVGTSGDKTYTDLEFYNLLVNLGDARLKEIIAVYLGPFKAQKGTQLAIENLNEATLKRELQEFQDWLKAEEDFYLSELRRVFNETALDSVHDRAINSNYLVHFPKLKANAERVMEFERLYASFSADEQKGIDYIRDVATNPDIGHPTYNITYNHIEFDLAFLQLRDELQDVKLREMIQVHSKRLKEEMPAALNVIERINADPVIVRLELDDDFCDIEDKYQQHVKHLFCNSQLNFDQRYAGFVDNNAFNFIKLKADAEGVLKGKVVYEALIDYYEVIEDMQRVVMNPDIGRAEGYKTYTNTEFYILLGNLGKDKVKEIMDAHSETLQMIYKALEAIKGVKDAREKKDLSEKLGNFSDRDSLAIKKIFNESTPDAVYNSGIIKSIYTDHFVNIKNEADAKSNP, from the coding sequence TTGAAATCGAAAGAAGGTGCAGCTGGAGGTGCTTCTGTTAGCGGGGTAACTGTAGATAAAGATTTGTCAAGGGCTAAAAGGGATGATAAGCAAGAGAGCATAGATGTTAAATTTGATCAGCTTTTGGATACATTCAAGCTACAGGGTGAAGAGGTGGAATTAGTTAAGTATATACGCAGTGCAGTAACTGATTCGGATGTAGGAACTTCAGGTGACAAGACTTATACTGATCTTGAGTTTTACAACTTGTTAGTTAACTTGGGTGATGCTAGGCTTAAAGAAATTATAGCAGTTTATTTAGGTCCCTTTAAAGCACAAAAGGGAACCCAGCTAGCAATTGAGAATCTTAATGAAGCAACATTAAAACGAGAATTGCAAGAATTCCAAGATTGGTTAAAAGCAGAGGAGGACTTCTACTTAAGTGAACTGAGACGGGTATTTAATGAAACTGCTCTTGATTCTGTGCATGATAGAGCTATAAATAGTAATTATTTGGTGCACTTTCCTAAGCTTAAAGCTAATGCTGAAAGAGTTATGGAGTTTGAAAGGCTATATGCAAGTTTTTCTGCTGATGAGCAAAAGGGAATTGATTATATACGAGATGTGGCAACCAATCCAGATATAGGACACCCAACATACAATATAACGTATAATCATATTGAATTTGATCTCGCTTTTCTCCAGTTAAGAGATGAGTTGCAGGATGTTAAATTGAGGGAAATGATACAAGTTCATTCAAAGCGGCTTAAAGAAGAAATGCCTGCAGCTTTAAATGTTATTGAGCGTATTAATGCAGATCCAGTTATAGTAAGACTAGAACTGGATGATGATTTTTGTGATATCGAGGATAAGTATCAACAGCATGTAAAACACTTATTCTGTAATAGTCAGCTTAATTTTGATCAAAGGTATGCTGGATTTGTGGATAACAATGCATTTAATTTTATTAAGCTTAAAGCTGATGCTGAAGGCGTTCTAAAGGGTAAAGTGGTATATGAAGCGCTAATTGATTATTATGAAGTAATTGAGGATATGCAAAGAGTAGTAATGAATCCTGATATTGGTCGTGCTGAAGGTTACAAGACTTATACTAATACTGAGTTTTATATATTGTTAGGTAATTTGGGCAAGGATAAGGTTAAGGAAATTATGGATGCCCACTCAGAGACTTTGCAAATGATATACAAGGCTTTAGAAGCTATTAAGGGTGTTAAAGACGCGAGAGAAAAAAAGGACCTATCAGAAAAGTTGGGCAATTTTAGTGATAGGGATTCATTGGCAATAAAAAAGATCTTTAATGAATCTACTCCTGATGCTGTGTATAATAGCGGAATTATAAAGAGTATTTATACGGATCATTTTGTAAACATTAAAAATGAAGCTGATGCTAAGAGCAATCCTTAG